From the genome of Flavobacterium luteolum, one region includes:
- a CDS encoding outer membrane beta-barrel protein yields the protein MKVILHLIIFSFFFSAPIYSQNETNITYGLKFGVLHSTFSNLPESIKGRDNTFDNSVMESKGKFGLEGGFFLNFKLHDTRVAIQPEILFRQSGEKVTYKDAVGKEFELGLNYAFLQIGALYKVYPYEGLNFGAGAFYGINLSPNDITYNSNEAGGMYDVATRQFYKDGLDGDDDFSLCFALGYELHKSIHFDFRYYLGVKDMIKSNASSFQFIENQNKSSVFCFSLGYSFHQW from the coding sequence ATGAAAGTAATATTACACTTAATAATTTTTAGTTTTTTTTTTAGTGCCCCAATCTACAGTCAAAACGAAACTAACATTACCTACGGATTAAAATTTGGTGTTCTGCACTCCACCTTCAGTAATCTTCCAGAGAGCATAAAAGGGAGAGATAATACTTTTGATAACAGTGTTATGGAAAGTAAGGGAAAATTTGGCTTAGAAGGCGGTTTCTTTTTAAATTTTAAACTTCATGATACACGAGTTGCCATTCAGCCGGAAATCTTATTTAGACAGTCAGGAGAAAAAGTGACTTACAAAGATGCCGTTGGAAAAGAATTCGAACTCGGATTAAATTATGCTTTTCTGCAAATCGGTGCTTTATATAAAGTTTATCCTTATGAAGGTTTAAATTTTGGTGCCGGTGCTTTTTATGGTATCAATTTATCTCCCAACGATATAACATATAATTCTAATGAAGCAGGTGGTATGTATGATGTTGCCACGAGACAGTTTTATAAAGATGGTCTTGATGGAGACGATGATTTTTCGTTGTGCTTTGCATTAGGCTATGAACTTCATAAAAGCATACACTTTGACTTTCGCTATTATCTAGGCGTAAAGGACATGATTAAGAGTAATGCATCATCTTTTCAGTTTATCGAAAATCAAAATAAAAGCAGTGTCTTTTGTTTTTCGTTAGGCTACAGTTTTCATCAATGGTAA
- a CDS encoding outer membrane beta-barrel protein yields the protein MKKIILLLLLVSTKSLLAQGDREITYGLFGGGIYSKMSNLPDVIVPKGIYEGYTLKEEGKFGGMGGFFINWKYPYAKVAIQTEISYSGQGTDLNYEDVKGLKYKMTFGYSYINVGAQFKYYPVEGFYIGVGPYVGFNIASDNIKYSSNAQELFADSGVYFEPDANVQKVLKESLTGKNYFYGVLSAGYEFGNNLSIGARYSLGLTDALMTEENGHRYSENKNKINSISLIIGYSFDFDDLGNF from the coding sequence ATGAAAAAAATTATTTTGCTTCTTTTACTAGTAAGCACAAAATCTTTATTGGCACAGGGTGATCGAGAAATTACGTATGGTCTTTTTGGCGGCGGAATTTATTCTAAAATGTCCAATCTTCCAGATGTGATAGTGCCGAAAGGTATTTATGAAGGTTATACTTTAAAAGAAGAAGGCAAGTTTGGAGGAATGGGCGGTTTCTTTATTAATTGGAAATATCCTTATGCAAAAGTTGCTATTCAGACCGAAATCTCCTATTCAGGTCAGGGGACCGATTTGAATTACGAAGATGTAAAAGGACTCAAATATAAAATGACTTTTGGTTATAGTTATATCAATGTCGGAGCGCAGTTTAAATATTATCCTGTGGAAGGATTTTATATTGGCGTTGGGCCTTATGTAGGATTTAATATTGCGAGTGATAATATAAAATACTCCTCAAACGCACAGGAATTGTTTGCCGATTCTGGTGTTTATTTTGAGCCAGATGCCAATGTTCAGAAAGTATTGAAAGAATCTTTGACGGGTAAAAATTATTTCTACGGAGTTTTATCTGCTGGATATGAATTTGGCAATAATCTTTCTATTGGAGCAAGATACTCTTTGGGGCTTACAGATGCTTTAATGACCGAAGAAAATGGACATCGTTACAGCGAAAACAAAAATAAAATCAATAGTATTTCACTAATTATTGGTTATTCATTTGACTTTGATGATTTAGGAAATTTCTAA
- a CDS encoding T9SS type A sorting domain-containing protein yields MNKRIFLLVNLTAFLIVNAVFSQEKIVPGAVSEPFFWIKSRNTGESYYWESLINNKEAKVPVKKYNGAAFNFNPSIVIDTDLDSLIVPLGLDSKRRQTLFMVYKVKDSLKEQFLWTINDPQKIISAATNKRLVDLKKYSYQSYQEKIKPHKANIHFFQQNVTDSVAKLSSLTIGQKSKMEKLPPEDFKGSISEILIYNRVLSGLETQKAASYLAIKYGISLSQFDNKNYLNSKGEKIWDAEKHKGFTSSITAVGRDDASGLLQTKSSNMIEEGMMTFEVKSKSDKIPNDYFAFWSDNGKNLLVKKQEQGEPIGVSREWQLDYANPSDLSLDWTFNPAFIKGTLPKDTYYWLLVDYSGKGTYDENDSEYIRLGSTSSTEKLVLKDFDWNKQKSGTAKFTLKVAPQMFSRVWITEALCGVSGSGELNYTIEGGEAPFTVTVKKEGSEAVVKQWSQAAKSQTGVQLSSGTYDYIVKDKKGNLYSETVFVADKEGTFPNLKSDYLLTDGNALLLDASAALPSGNYQYQWFYEGNFIDDNPKILIDQPGNYELRLINGQECKTSKMIAVATDGKEITDSSILILYPNPTRDGKFAIAMQFPKKTDAKIRIYSLTGSLLKEKKYNQIETYLHEDNIKEPSGMYLVNVSSDFGNKTFKVIVK; encoded by the coding sequence ATGAATAAAAGGATTTTTTTATTGGTAAACTTAACAGCATTTCTAATTGTGAATGCTGTCTTTTCGCAGGAAAAAATAGTTCCAGGAGCAGTTTCAGAACCTTTTTTTTGGATTAAATCCAGAAATACGGGAGAGAGTTACTATTGGGAAAGTCTCATAAACAATAAAGAAGCAAAGGTGCCTGTAAAGAAATACAATGGCGCTGCTTTTAATTTTAATCCCAGTATTGTTATTGATACGGATCTGGATTCTTTAATTGTGCCTCTTGGCTTAGATAGTAAAAGGCGCCAGACACTTTTTATGGTATACAAAGTAAAGGACAGTCTGAAAGAACAATTTTTATGGACAATTAATGATCCTCAAAAAATAATATCGGCTGCGACAAACAAACGTTTGGTTGACTTAAAAAAATATTCTTATCAGTCTTATCAGGAAAAGATCAAACCTCATAAAGCCAATATTCATTTTTTTCAGCAGAATGTAACTGATAGCGTTGCAAAACTGTCTTCATTAACTATTGGCCAGAAATCAAAAATGGAGAAATTGCCGCCAGAAGATTTTAAAGGAAGCATAAGCGAAATCTTGATTTACAACCGCGTTTTGTCTGGTTTAGAAACGCAGAAAGCGGCGAGTTATTTAGCCATTAAATACGGAATTTCACTTTCTCAGTTTGACAATAAAAACTATTTAAACAGTAAAGGAGAAAAGATCTGGGATGCCGAAAAACACAAAGGATTTACGTCGTCAATTACCGCAGTCGGACGTGACGACGCGAGCGGTTTGCTGCAAACCAAAAGCAGCAATATGATAGAAGAAGGAATGATGACGTTTGAAGTTAAAAGTAAATCGGACAAGATTCCTAATGATTATTTTGCTTTTTGGAGCGATAACGGAAAGAATCTCTTAGTTAAAAAGCAAGAGCAAGGAGAACCGATCGGAGTTTCTAGAGAATGGCAGCTGGATTATGCGAACCCTAGTGATCTTAGTTTAGACTGGACATTTAATCCTGCTTTTATAAAAGGAACACTGCCAAAAGACACTTATTACTGGCTTTTAGTTGATTACTCTGGAAAGGGAACTTATGATGAAAACGATTCAGAATACATTCGTTTAGGAAGTACTTCCAGCACAGAAAAATTGGTATTAAAAGATTTTGACTGGAATAAGCAGAAATCTGGGACAGCAAAATTTACTTTAAAAGTAGCGCCACAAATGTTCAGCAGAGTTTGGATAACCGAAGCTTTATGCGGCGTTTCAGGATCTGGTGAGTTAAATTATACCATTGAAGGTGGAGAAGCTCCTTTTACGGTTACAGTTAAAAAAGAAGGCAGTGAAGCAGTTGTAAAACAATGGAGTCAAGCTGCAAAAAGTCAGACCGGCGTGCAGCTTTCATCAGGAACTTATGATTATATCGTAAAAGACAAAAAAGGAAATCTGTATTCAGAAACCGTATTTGTGGCAGATAAGGAAGGAACTTTTCCTAATCTAAAATCAGATTATCTGCTGACAGATGGAAATGCACTTCTTTTGGATGCCAGTGCAGCTCTGCCGTCTGGAAATTATCAATACCAATGGTTTTATGAAGGGAATTTTATAGATGACAATCCGAAGATATTAATCGATCAGCCTGGTAATTATGAGCTTCGATTAATAAACGGGCAGGAATGTAAAACGTCTAAAATGATTGCTGTAGCGACAGATGGAAAAGAAATTACAGATTCTAGTATCCTGATTTTATATCCGAATCCAACTCGAGACGGAAAGTTTGCAATTGCGATGCAGTTTCCTAAAAAGACCGACGCAAAGATTCGCATTTATTCTTTGACGGGATCACTTTTAAAAGAGAAGAAATACAATCAGATCGAAACCTATCTGCATGAAGATAATATAAAAGAACCGTCAGGAATGTATTTGGTTAATGTGAGTTCAGATTTTGGAAATAAGACTTTTAAAGTAATTGTGAAATAA